One Gimesia aquarii DNA segment encodes these proteins:
- a CDS encoding NAD(P)/FAD-dependent oxidoreductase, producing the protein MNVSSEPKTAIVVGSGIIGIACAHYLSKTGIQVTVIDRKSIAGACSYGNCGYICPSHVLPLTEPGAFRVALKSLFTPHAPFRIKPRLSPALWNWMWQFARRCTHRQMLASGNHLKSILDSSMLEYRKLIKEEHLDCEWTEKGLLYVLQTEKGMHEFSKTDQILSDHFGVKAHCIKGHDLPAFDPALKHDLAGAYYYPSDTSVRPDLLNSQWTERLKQSGVKFVDNCELQALRKSNGQITHLITSCGEMEADRIIFATGAWSPQLSAELECQIPIQPGKGYSVTMPRPTPCPQYPMLFPEHKVGVSPFQNGYRLGSMMEFSGHDTSIPKHRIAQLCTSAEPYLMTPFTEGEQQTWFGWRPMTWDSLPIIGRVPNLTNAYLATGHNMLGMSLATATGKLIAEIVQDQPTHIDASPFSPARF; encoded by the coding sequence ATGAATGTCTCCTCAGAACCCAAAACAGCGATTGTTGTCGGCTCGGGAATCATTGGAATTGCTTGTGCTCACTATCTGTCAAAAACAGGCATCCAGGTGACCGTCATCGACCGAAAGTCGATCGCGGGCGCCTGCTCGTATGGAAACTGTGGGTATATCTGTCCAAGTCACGTCTTGCCTCTCACAGAACCGGGAGCATTTCGCGTCGCTCTGAAATCACTGTTTACTCCCCATGCCCCCTTTCGTATCAAACCACGCTTGAGCCCGGCACTATGGAACTGGATGTGGCAATTCGCCAGACGCTGCACTCATCGCCAGATGCTCGCCTCAGGGAATCATCTCAAATCAATTCTAGACTCTTCAATGCTCGAATATCGCAAACTTATCAAAGAGGAGCACCTTGATTGTGAATGGACAGAAAAAGGACTGCTCTATGTGCTGCAAACCGAAAAAGGGATGCACGAGTTTTCTAAAACCGATCAAATTCTGTCCGATCACTTTGGGGTGAAAGCCCACTGTATTAAAGGCCATGATCTCCCCGCATTTGACCCCGCCCTAAAACACGATCTCGCAGGCGCCTACTATTATCCATCAGATACGTCTGTAAGACCAGACTTACTCAATTCACAATGGACAGAGCGTCTCAAACAGAGCGGCGTCAAGTTCGTGGATAACTGTGAGTTACAAGCGCTTCGAAAATCGAATGGTCAAATCACACATCTGATCACTTCGTGTGGAGAGATGGAAGCTGATCGTATTATCTTTGCCACAGGTGCGTGGAGCCCTCAGTTATCAGCGGAACTGGAATGTCAAATTCCGATTCAGCCGGGCAAAGGTTACTCAGTCACCATGCCGCGGCCAACACCGTGTCCGCAATATCCAATGCTGTTTCCGGAGCATAAGGTAGGAGTCTCACCATTCCAGAACGGTTATCGTCTGGGTTCGATGATGGAATTCTCCGGTCATGACACATCCATCCCCAAACATCGCATTGCTCAATTATGCACATCTGCTGAGCCTTATCTGATGACTCCCTTCACAGAGGGAGAGCAACAAACCTGGTTCGGTTGGCGTCCCATGACCTGGGACAGCCTGCCAATTATCGGCCGCGTTCCCAATCTCACGAATGCTTATCTCGCTACCGGTCATAACATGCTTGGAATGAGTTTGGCCACAGCTACGGGAAAATTAATTGCCGAGATCGTGCAAGACCAACCCACGCACATTGACGCGAGTCCATTTTCACCAGCGCGGTTTTGA
- a CDS encoding dihydrodipicolinate synthase family protein, producing MTDKAHVFRGCIPALMTPCSVDGLPDFESLIKKGRELIAAGMRAVVYCGSMGDWPLLTDEQRREGVRQLVEAGIPVIVGTGAQNTQRAVAIASHAKEIGASGLMVIPRVLSRGTSAAAQRDHFAAILKAGGELPAVIYNSPYYGFETKADLFFDLRRDYSNLVGFKEFGGGESLSYAAEHITHSDPDLVLIAGVDTQVFHGYVHCGASGAITGVGNALPKETLRLIELCEQAAAGDAEARKLALELTEALNVLATYDEGPDLVLYYKYLMVLEGNPEYEHHFYKSDALSPSQQNFIRSQWEQFRKWWSMWPGSNT from the coding sequence GTGACTGATAAGGCACACGTATTCCGCGGATGTATTCCTGCTCTAATGACACCATGTTCTGTTGATGGTCTTCCTGACTTTGAGTCTCTAATCAAAAAAGGGCGTGAGCTCATCGCGGCCGGTATGCGAGCTGTTGTCTACTGTGGTTCAATGGGCGACTGGCCCTTACTCACCGATGAACAACGCAGGGAAGGGGTACGTCAACTGGTGGAAGCAGGCATACCAGTTATCGTAGGCACTGGAGCACAAAACACGCAACGCGCGGTGGCGATTGCCAGTCACGCAAAAGAGATCGGAGCGTCAGGACTGATGGTCATACCACGTGTCTTGTCACGAGGTACCTCGGCGGCAGCACAGCGTGATCACTTTGCAGCGATCTTGAAAGCGGGTGGTGAACTTCCTGCTGTGATTTATAACAGTCCCTATTATGGCTTCGAAACGAAAGCCGATCTATTTTTCGATCTGCGCCGCGATTATTCCAATCTCGTGGGATTCAAAGAATTCGGGGGGGGGGAATCACTGAGCTACGCCGCTGAGCATATTACTCATAGCGATCCGGACCTTGTGTTGATTGCAGGTGTAGATACTCAGGTCTTTCATGGCTACGTACATTGTGGCGCAAGCGGTGCCATCACAGGCGTGGGTAATGCGTTGCCAAAAGAAACTCTGCGTCTGATCGAACTCTGCGAACAGGCAGCCGCCGGTGATGCTGAAGCGCGAAAACTCGCACTCGAACTCACGGAAGCACTCAATGTACTTGCTACTTATGATGAAGGCCCGGACCTTGTGTTGTACTACAAGTATTTGATGGTGCTGGAAGGCAATCCTGAATATGAGCATCACTTCTACAAATCGGATGCACTCAGTCCCAGTCAACAGAATTTTATTCGCTCGCAGTGGGAACAATTCAGAAAATGGTGGAGTATGTGGCCGGGTTCGAATACTTAA
- a CDS encoding proline racemase family protein, producing the protein MRIIDSHTEGEPTRVIVGGGPDLGSGSLSERLQRFKEEFDNYRSAVISEPRGSEAVVGALLCEPVDSSCAAGVIFFNNTGYLGMCGHGAMGVAVTLAYQGSVELGICRLETPVGVVEASLLSPNKVAIQNVPSFRFRQKVSLNVSDLGTVVGDIAWGGNWFFLIEQSPVALTLQNVRPLTEAARLIRSELERQQITGADGEEIDHIEFFGPAEFPDANSRNFVYCPGGAYDRSPCGTGTSAKLACLAADGKLKPNEPWIQESIIGSRFLATYCDMNDGHIVPTITGNAYICGEGQLIQQPNDPFRYGITVEGQS; encoded by the coding sequence ATGCGCATCATTGACTCACATACTGAAGGAGAGCCAACACGTGTCATCGTCGGAGGAGGACCAGACCTGGGTAGTGGCTCTCTGTCGGAACGCTTGCAACGCTTTAAAGAAGAATTTGACAACTATCGTAGCGCGGTGATTAGTGAACCACGCGGATCAGAGGCAGTCGTAGGCGCTTTACTTTGTGAGCCTGTCGATTCCTCTTGTGCGGCGGGCGTCATCTTCTTCAATAATACCGGCTATCTGGGCATGTGTGGTCATGGTGCGATGGGGGTGGCTGTCACTCTCGCCTATCAGGGGAGTGTGGAACTCGGTATCTGTCGGTTGGAGACACCTGTCGGGGTTGTCGAAGCCAGTCTTCTCTCGCCTAACAAAGTTGCAATTCAAAATGTTCCCAGTTTTCGCTTTCGACAAAAGGTCAGTCTGAATGTTTCCGATTTAGGAACGGTTGTTGGTGACATCGCCTGGGGTGGGAACTGGTTTTTCCTGATTGAACAATCACCAGTTGCACTCACGCTACAAAATGTGAGACCACTTACTGAAGCGGCTCGACTGATCAGATCAGAGCTGGAACGTCAACAGATCACCGGGGCAGATGGCGAAGAGATTGATCACATTGAATTCTTCGGGCCTGCAGAATTCCCTGATGCAAACAGTCGTAATTTCGTTTACTGCCCCGGTGGTGCCTATGATCGTTCCCCCTGTGGTACCGGCACCAGTGCCAAACTCGCTTGTCTGGCTGCTGACGGAAAACTAAAGCCGAATGAACCCTGGATTCAGGAAAGTATTATCGGCAGTCGTTTTCTTGCCACCTATTGCGACATGAACGATGGCCACATTGTCCCCACCATCACTGGTAACGCTTATATTTGCGGAGAAGGACAACTCATCCAGCAACCCAACGACCCATTTCGATATGGAATCACTGTTGAAGGCCAATCATGA
- a CDS encoding PH domain-containing protein — protein sequence MAAVDSNLVDTKLTQLNLRLSPDINYRLETMFPKIEGMFANSGIKKKFKLVQRVEPLLKEMLMENEEVLFISKGNQSSVSEQFFMGALWAQTINHTVVVLTNLRLLCIRTNGKGKPKRTFWSIYYSQIKELKSTIFGNAKICLKDGKNLNYSGFPKIDRKTMRAVFLDAYKLFEEKGFDPEVSQSREKLCGNCFDVVPKHNYECESCGATFWKPSEIGIRSFVFPSWGDFVMKHYSVACAELLGFMILLMAIAFAVSDGEYGFAVFLFVIANGADAAITAQIAAKGLHLKKVPREA from the coding sequence ATGGCCGCTGTTGATAGTAATCTGGTGGATACCAAACTAACACAATTGAATCTCAGGTTATCGCCCGATATTAATTATCGACTGGAAACGATGTTTCCCAAAATTGAGGGGATGTTTGCTAACAGCGGGATTAAGAAAAAGTTCAAACTGGTGCAGCGCGTAGAACCATTGTTGAAAGAGATGCTTATGGAAAATGAGGAAGTGCTCTTTATTTCCAAAGGGAATCAGTCCTCTGTTTCAGAGCAGTTTTTTATGGGTGCACTCTGGGCACAAACGATTAATCATACGGTAGTGGTGCTCACGAATTTAAGACTACTTTGTATTAGGACCAATGGTAAGGGGAAACCAAAACGAACCTTCTGGTCGATTTACTATAGCCAAATTAAAGAACTGAAAAGTACGATTTTTGGAAATGCAAAAATTTGTCTGAAGGATGGCAAGAATCTGAACTATTCCGGTTTTCCCAAAATTGATCGCAAGACGATGCGGGCGGTGTTTCTGGACGCCTACAAATTGTTTGAAGAAAAAGGCTTTGATCCTGAAGTTTCTCAATCTCGCGAGAAACTGTGCGGCAATTGTTTCGATGTTGTTCCGAAACACAATTATGAGTGTGAAAGCTGTGGAGCCACTTTCTGGAAACCATCAGAAATCGGCATTCGTAGTTTTGTCTTCCCGTCCTGGGGTGACTTTGTCATGAAACATTATTCCGTGGCATGTGCTGAGCTACTCGGGTTTATGATCTTACTGATGGCAATCGCATTTGCAGTTTCAGATGGAGAGTATGGCTTTGCTGTATTCTTGTTTGTTATCGCTAATGGCGCTGACGCAGCAATTACTGCACAAATTGCTGCGAAAGGATTGCATCTCAAGAAGGTTCCCAGAGAAGCATGA